The region CTTCTTTAATGATTCTCTCCTGTTGAATCAGCAAGATCCTTTAATATCTTACTAACAGTAAGATGAGGATAAAATTAAAGCTAAGTGAGGATACAATACTTGTGAGCCATCTTGAGGAGTATAATCGTTTAATGGAGAGATCGAGAAGATTCATGGAGACTGCTGAGGTTCAGATTGAGAAGGGTTTCTTCGATTTAGCGGCCTTTAGCTTAGAGCAATCCCTTCAATCATACCTTAAGGTATGCCTACTAAGGGTGGGTCCAGATTATCCAAGAACCCATAGTTTGTGCAGACTCTTGAGCCTGATTGCTGAAATTAGTGGTGAAGTCTCATTAATTGAACTTACGCGTAAGTTTAGTCTCGAGTTAGGTGCGCTTGAAGATGCCTACATTACCTCAAGATATATTGCAAGAGATTACGATGCTGCGGAAGTGGAAAGACTTAAAATCGCGGTTACTGAAATTACACGTGTCCTTAAACCTATTTGTGAAGGAGGCTAGACGCAGGACTGAGGTTAAAAGTAACCTAGACAAGTACCTTAGACTGATTACGGAGGTGGTTAGTAAAATAGATCCATGTGCCGAAGTCTACCTATTCGGGAGTGTGGCAGAGGGTAGGGACCTACTCTCAAGTGACATTGACGTCTTAGTCGTAACAAGAATCTCCCCACCTCTAGTTATGGTTAAACTATGGGAAGCAGGGATAAGTGATCCCTTTGAAATCCATGTTATTAATAAGAACGAACTAGGGTTATATAGGGGGAGGGTTAAATTAGTGAAGATTGCTTGAATTTAAGTAAGAGCCAACATTTTAAAGTTACACGTAGCGTTAAGGTAATGATCACTAAAGGTGTTGCATTTATGAGTCCCCTGTTACAGGTTGTGGGGAAGAAGTAACTTCATTATTATTAATTATTACCTTAAGTATCTTACCTAGCGACGAGCGTAGGTACCTATCTATGGTGGACTTAGAAAGCTTAAGTTCACTTGAAAGTTCACTTACATTAATTGACCTAGGTACATTAAAGAACCCACGCCTAAAAGCATACATGAGTATCCTATATTCACTGGGGTTGAGTAGTGATTCAAGTCTCAATGAACCAGCATTAAAGGAATTATTAATATTCAGTGCCCTTAATTTAGCACTAAGAA is a window of Caldivirga sp. DNA encoding:
- a CDS encoding HEPN domain-containing protein encodes the protein MRIKLKLSEDTILVSHLEEYNRLMERSRRFMETAEVQIEKGFFDLAAFSLEQSLQSYLKVCLLRVGPDYPRTHSLCRLLSLIAEISGEVSLIELTRKFSLELGALEDAYITSRYIARDYDAAEVERLKIAVTEITRVLKPICEGG
- a CDS encoding nucleotidyltransferase domain-containing protein; translated protein: MSLNLFVKEARRRTEVKSNLDKYLRLITEVVSKIDPCAEVYLFGSVAEGRDLLSSDIDVLVVTRISPPLVMVKLWEAGISDPFEIHVINKNELGLYRGRVKLVKIA